GATTCTTTCTTTATAGCATTCTTCGTTGTTGGCTAGCTACTCTTCATTCTTCAGGTTTGCTTCTATTTgctcttcctttctctttattcttcttgctgcaagttttttttttttttttacttgttgcCGAGTTTCACTGATTTgggtctttctctttctctctctctctttttatttttatattttattttttttaaggaactaGAACTAAACACTCTCTAGTCATAGTCACCACCCAAGTCTTTTTACTagacttttaaaaattttaatatttttctctaaattaCAAGTTGTACACGTTTATTGCTGGGAAGCATTCCACTTTTTTCTATGCTATGAGTTATCATGTCGATCTGCAAGAGTTATCAAAAGTCAGAACCCATGTCAATTACAGACTACAGTTACACGTTTACATCAAGACTATAGTTACACGTTTACATCAAGCATTCCATTAGTGCTTCTATTTTCAACCAACATCAAAGACTATCcagtgattattattattttttagctttttttttttttccatccattTATAAAGTCATTAATTTGTTATATGTAGAGTGTTgtctttatttaataaaaatataagtttaggataatatattttgtattaaaattaatttgttaagttatgtgataaataattttttattccaaaaaattaataatttttctattactgatcatgttttattttaattataaatgtttaattttgtatctcaaagaaaatgataagtagattctaaatatataaaaaatttaaagttaaataaatattatctaattaatatttaaaaaaattaaaaaactcgCTAAAATTTTTGCTTAAGAGTATTTCCAGCTTATTAGACAAATTTTTATACGTTTGAAAAATAAACAGAAACTCTTAATTATcttttcaaatgtatttttcaaCCTACTCtttatcttatttaaatattatttttttacgtattatttatttattttttaataattatatattttctaatatttttttatttaatatcttattattacgaaagaaaaaaaatatttgaaaaataaacagTAATTTATTAGCTTTGACGAGTTACTATTCAtgagcaaaaataaaattatgatataaaaaatcCATTGAAAAATGAATAACAACCTATTTTATGGAGTTACACTTTAAAATAGAGAATATTTTGGGTTTAGTTTTCCGAAATAATCAAAGGCCCAAATTTGTTGAGCCGGCCAGTAGTCAGTAGTGCATGTGTATATGACGATTTTATGGAGTTACTCTTTGAACTATGCTTTTTTTCTACGCATCCTTCATCTACGCGTTTTACTTTCATCGAAGCACTCAAAAAGCAtggtctttttcttttattgcacCTGAATTGTCCATTCCCACCCACTCTCACAGATTGTTCTGGTTTTACTCTTACCCTCCAGTTCTCTGTTCTCACAAAGACAGAATTTGCATTCATTCAATTCTCTCTAATTCAAGAAATGGCGGAAGGAGTTCTGTTCGACATTGCTAAGGAAATCATTGGGAAGGCGGGCGACCTGGCACTCAAAGAGGTTGCGCTCATCTGGGGTGTCAAAGACGAGATCAACAAACTCAAGGAGACAGTTTCCAAAATCAGTGCTGTGATTTTGGATGCAGAGGCGAAGCAGCACGGCAGTGAAGTGATCAAAGAGTGGCTGAAAAGGCTTAAGGATGCCATGTGTGATGCGGATGACTTGCTGGATGAAATCTCCACTGAGGCCCTGCGACGGGAAGTGATGACCCGTGACAAGAAGGCCAGAGAGGTACGCATCTTCTTTTCCAAATATAACCAGCTTGCATATGGTGTTAGAATGGGTCATAAGGTTAAGGAGATGAGGGAGAGGCTAGTTGCTTTAGATGCAGAGCCTGCGGAAAGGCAGTTTCACTTGGAGATACAAGTCAGGAATGAGTCAAGAAGGCAGACTCATTCCCTTGTAAGTGCTGAAGATGTTATTGGGAGGGAGGAGGATAAGAAGGACATTATTGGATCTCTGTTGGATCCCAATGTTAAGGAGAATGTTTCTGTCCTTGCGATAGTTGGTATCGGAGGACTAGGAAAGACCACACTTGCTCAACTTGTCTTCAATGATGAAAAAGTCAAGAACCATTTTGAGCTAAAATTGTGGGTGTGTGTATCTGAGAATTTTGACGTGAAAATAATTGTTCAGAAAATCTTGGAGTGTgtaaaaaatgagaaaccaaAAGACCTTGAAAAGAACATGTTAGTCAATAAtcttcaaaaagaaattaatggaaAGAGATATATGCTTGTGTTGGACGATGTGTGGAATGAGGATCATGAAAAATGGAGTGAattgaaacaaattttaatGGGTGGTGCACAAGGCAGTAGAATCTTAGTGACTACACGGAGTGTAAAAGTGGCAAAGATTTCACGAACTAGTCAACCACACGTGTTACAGGGTTTAGAGGAACAACATGCTTGGTCTTTATTTAAGAAGATGGCGTTTGAAGAGGGGGAAGAACCGAAGGAAGCAAGTTTTGTAAATATTGGGAaggatattttaaaaatctgtGTAGGGGTGCCGCTTGCAATTAGAACAATAGGAGGTTTATTGTactttaaaaaatctgaaagagAGTGGTTATCATTCAAAGACAATGAACTTTCGAAAATACCTCAGAATGAAGATGACATTTTACCAACACTAAAGTTGAGTTACAATCATCTCCCCTCACACTTGAAGCAATGCTTTGCTTATTGTAGTCTATTTCCAAAGGATTATGAGATTGAAAAGGAAAGTTTGATTTATATGTGGATGGCACAAGGATTCATCAAATTGTATAACGAAAAGCAATGTCCAGAAGATGTTGGGCATGAGTATTTTATGGATTTGCTTTGGAGATCATTCTTTCAagatgttgaagaagatgaacttggcaatatatcaaaattcaaaatgcaTGATCTCATGCATGATATGGCAATACAAGTAATAGGATCAGAGAGCACCACCatttattcaaaagagaaaGTCATTGATGAGAAAATTCGTCATGCGTCATTTGGGGATATGTTGTACTCATCATTGGAGATCCCAATCTCATTATTCAAAGCAAGTAAGATAAGAACATTTCTTTTGCCATGTCAACAAAGCTATGTTGCTTCAAATTTGGATAGTTCAACTTATAGTGCAATTGTGGCTAGTTTTAAGTTCATACGCTTATTGGATTTGCATAAGACGGGGATTAAAACTATTCCAAgttctataaaaaatttgaagcatCTAAGATATCTTGATCTTTCTGGGAATAGAGACATTGAGATGCTTCCTAACTCTATTGTCAAGTTGTACAATTTACAAACACTTAAACTCTCTTTGTGTTCTAAACTTAAAGAATTGCCAAGAGATATTAACAAATTAGTCAACCTCAGATTTCTTGATCTTTCTGGGAATAGAGACATTGAGATGCTTCCTAACTCTATTGTCAAGTTGTACAATTTACAAACACTTAAACTCTCTTTGTGTTCTAAACTTAAAGAATTGCCAAGAGATATTAACAAATTAGTCAACCTCAGATTTCTTGATCTTTATGGGAATAGAGACATTGAGATGCTTCCTAACTCTATTGTCAAGTTGTACAATTTACAAACACTTAAACTCTCTTTGTGTTCTAAACTTAAAGAATTGCCAAGAGATATTAACAAATTAGTCAACCTCAGATTTCTTGAGATTGATGAGTGTTCGGGTTTGACTCATATGCCAAATGGACTGGGCCAATTGACTAATCTACAAACATTGACAAGATTTGTGACGAGTAAGGGTAGGATTGATTCAGTGCCTAGGAGTAACGGTGGATTGAAGGAACTTAACAGGCTAAATGAGCTAAGAGGAAATCTGTCTATTGAAAATCTCAAACACGGAAAAGATGCCGCATTAGAGTATAAGGATGcaaatttgaaagagaaacaACGTCTTGATAGCTTGTACTTAAATTGGGTAGAAGAAGACATTGATGAGGCGGGTGCTGGTGATGATGACATGTCACTGGAAGCCTTGCAACCACATATAAATCTCAAAGCATTGAGTTTAGAGCGGTACGGGGGAGTGAGATTTCCACATTGGTTTCTGTCCCTCAGAAATCTTGtccaatttaaattatattcatgtAAAAAATGCCAATATCTTCCACCGTTGGACCAATTGCCTTCTCTCAAAATTATCCATTTGTACAGATTGGATTGTTTAGAGCACATATCAGATTCAGAGAGAGATAACAGTGATTCTTTATTCTACCCATCTTTGGAGACACTCCATATTTGGTATTGCCCTAATTTAAAGGGATGGTGGCGGGGAAGGAGGGATTCTCTTCCTTCATTTCCTCGTCTTTCTGATTTAGATATCAGGGATTGCCCTCAGCTGACTTCCTTTCCTTTGTTTCCATATCTCGAAAGTTTGAACCTAGTTAATTGTAGCTTGAAGCAGTCATTAGAGAGGATGATGATAAACAACAAGACTTCTTCAGGGAATCTACCATcaattgcttcttcttcttcttcttctacaatTGTTGCCCCTCTATCCAAATTAAGTTTCATGAGTATAGGGAACACGGAAGAAGCTTTGCCAGAGGAGTGCCTACGAAATCTCATTTCTCTCCGTACTCTGTATCTAGACAAATGTCCTCTTCCTCAAGGCATTCGATATCTTACGGCACTTCAACATCTGCATGTTTGGAACTCTGAGGCGGTTGATTTATCCAATGATTGGGATGAGATGGAATGGCAAGGACTTACGACCCTTCTCTCTTTGGAATTCCGTCGACTTCCGAAGTTGGTCTCTCTCCCAACGGGGCTTCAATATGTCAGCTCTCTACAAAATCTCGAAATTAAGTTCTGTCCTAGTTTGATAGCTATACCGGAGTGGATCTGCAAACTTATATCTCTTCAATCACTTCTAATTTGGGACTGCCCTAATTTGGAATCATTGCCAGAAGGAATCGGTGCCCTTACCTCTTTGCAAACACTAGGTATTGGAGAATGTCCCATCTTACTGAAAAGATGCAAGAAGCAAATCGGGGAAGATTGGCATAAAATTTCTCACATTCCCAATTTGCATGGAGGTCTGTCTCGGCAAGAAAGAGAGCCAGGTATGTAAAAGTCACCATTTTATTCCCAACCttcgattaaaaaaaatccaaaagcccaattcttcttctccattgttCTCTTTCAACGGCTGTATTTCTTGGTGATTAAATTTCAGATGAAGAAGAACCAAACGAAGAAGCAAAGAAACCTGCTTGTCAGAATTGGGACTTAATTAAAGCTTTTGGGTGCTGCAATTGTTCAACAACACAACTCACTCACTCACTGGTACtatctcctttcttttcttttgcctTTTCCACCTTTATCTGCTTATAATattctcattttttaaattatgttttggaaaaaaattaatgtgagCTTTCTTTCATTACCCATTGTGTAAACAGAGTCAATATTGCTAGGAGAATTGAACTGGGCATCCGTGCCATAGGATTCAGCTCATTGTACAGGTATTCAATtcctttttaaatatataagcTTCCAATTTTCTGTTATGTCTACAGATAATGCCATTTATCACAATTTGTTATCTAAGTTAAATCACTATGGGATCATGCTTTGTagcaaaatataattttcaagcatcatggttttattttgaaatgtaGCTTTTGATAAGTTGATATTTACAAGGAAAATGTTACTATATGTTACCGAAACATCGAACTATCTAAGTTTTCTCAGTTTTTTGATTTTAATATTGTTGTCTGGTTTGAGCTAAAAAAACATGAATTCTACCACTGACctgttttataaattataacactaaatatattttatagagATCAAGCACcgattcattatttttattgtcaTTACAGACTAAATTCTGCAGTCAAGACAAATccttgttttcattttttatttttttatagctaGGTTTTTTACTGATAGTAACAGTAGGACCTGATGCATCATTTTAATGCAAGTGCTGCAGGCTTTTATCATGTACATTTATATAGCTAGCTTTCAACAACAATATGTGGCTTTCTCAAGTGATTTATCAATGTAGGTAACTCATATACAATATCCTAACCTCTCTCTCAAGTGTCCTTTGTCCTTACTTCTTTAGTTTCTTCTTTCACATCTTTGCATCTTCAGATACTAACATCAATTCTTGTTTTACTGTATTTCACATGCATCAGCACAAGACAAGAAGTAGAGAATAAATATAGGGCCCCATGTGTAAGTGATGTAGTGCTTTTGATCTCGAAGTACATTGAGATACAGAGATGATTGCTTTCATACAGTTTGCATATAGCCTCAAGACTCCTGTGAAAGGTAAGCCTACTTATCTAAAATCGTAATGGTTTAAGTACTGCTTTtgtatattttagtattttatatttgCAACTTTTACTTATCCTGTCTAATTCTGTTTCTTGGTATAATTTTTGTGTGTCCCTTTTTTCCCCCTCTAAATATCCAGTGATACTTCCCCTAGTAATGTGGGAGCTGTTTCACTAGTTTGTATAGCAAACAAGATGTGTTTGCATCATAGTACTTTTTTTGAGACATTTTAGCTTGAGGAAAGACATTTTATCCAGATATTCccttctcttttatattttgtgtttgtgtggtGGGGTAGTGATACTTTTTTTATGAAGGGGTGGGATGGGGATTTAAGATAATTAAATTGTAATTAGCCGAGATACAATAAGATCAAACTCAAGATTTGATTTCCTGATGTCGTAGAACAAATAGATCAATATAATTCTATTAGCCGAGATACACCTTGTTGGAATTTTTTGTTTAGTGCTCTGTCAGATAGGTGCAAGCTTGCTGGTGTATTTGTATTGCTGCTGTAAAGAGTCATTCTTTTGTTGTCCTGAGTTGCAATTGTCTTAGTGCTCTGTCTGCTGCTTCAGCCTTGCTGTTGTATTTGAGTTGCTGGTTTTCGGCTTGGTTTCAATATAATTTCTGCCtgattatccaaaaataaaatctagcaCCTTCTATTCTCAAGAACAGGAGTTCATAACCTTTCTAATGGCTTTTAAATTGAATACTAGACAACAACAGCTATCAGACAGAAGAgaataaatgattttatttccAGCGATTTGAGTTCCAAAATAAAACTATAAGGTCTTTACACAAATTGGTATTGCCCTAAATTGGAATCATTGCCAGAAGGAATCGGTGCCCTTACCTCTTTGCAAACACTAGAAATTGGAGGATGTCCCATCTTACTGAAAAGATGCAAGAAGCAAATCGGGGAAGATTGGCATAAAATTTCTCGCATTCCCAATTTGGAAGGAGATCTGTCTACGCAAGAAGAAGAGCCAGGTATATAAAAGTCACCATTTTATTCCCAACCttcgattaaaaaaaatccaaaagcccaattcttcttctccattattCTCTCTCAACGTCTGTATTTCTTGGTGATTAAATTTCAGATGAAGAAGAaccaaatgaagaaatttcAGATGAAGAAGAACCAAATGAAGAAGCAAAGAAACCTTCTCTTAAGAATTGGGACTTAATTAAAGCTTTTGGGTGCTGCAATTGTTCAAAAACTCAACAACTCACTAACTGGTACtatctcctttcttttcttttccttttcccccTTTATCTGCTCAATTTTCCTTCATCCAGTTTCTTACATTCTAATAAATTCCATCTTTGTATTTTCAACTGGGTTGATGAAGAGGTGATGTATTTGATGTGCTTTGTTTCTCGTTGTTTAAACAGATTCAAGATTGGCACAAGTTAATATTAGTAGGAGAATTGAATAAAGGCAAAGTTGCATTTGGCACTAGAATCTGGTAACCAAGCCATAGGAACCAGCTCATTGTACAGGTATTCTGttctttaattcatttttatatataacctTCCAATTTTCTGTTATGTCTACAGATAATACCATGTATCACAATTTGTTATCTAAGTTAAATCACTATGACATCATGCTTTataataaagtataatttttaagcatcatggttttatttttcaaaagtaTCTTGatatttagaaagaaaatgCTACCAAAACAATGAACTAACTAAAAGTTTTCTCACTTTGTTGATTTTAATATTGTTGGTTGGTTTGagctaaaagaaaagaattctACCTCTGATATTATTTATAACATCAAATATCAAGCAcctattaattattgttattgtcATTACAAACTAATTATTGTAGTCGAGACATCCTTTTTTTTAAGCCATTTTTTTCTGCTAATAGTACTAGCAGAACCTGATGCATCATTTTAATGCGGGTGTTTCAGGATTTTATCATGTACATTTGTATGGCCAGCTTTTTACAACTAAGTGGCTTTCTCATGTGAATTATCTTTGGAGGTAGCTTATACAATATCCTAACCTCCCTATCTAGTGTTCtttgtcctttttttctttcatttcttctttCACATCTTCAAGATCTGAATTATCAATTcttgttttcttgtatttcacATACATTGGTACAGGACTAGAAGTAAAGAGTAAATATATAGGACCCCATGTATAAGTGATGTAGTGCTTTTAATCTCAAAGTACATTGAGATACAGGGATGATTGCTTTCATAAAGTGTGCAAATAGCCTCAAGACTCCTATGAAATGTGAGCAAACGTATCTAAAATCATAATGGCTATAACTTTTAACCACTGCTTTTGTATATTTTAGGACTTTAGATTTGCAACTTTTACTTCTCCTGTTTGAtattttgtacatttttttttccttctaaataTCCAAAGATATTTACCCAGTAATGCGGGAGCTGTTTCACCAGTTTGTATAGCAAAAGAGATATGCATGCATCATAGTGCTTGTTTGAAGAAATTCTGCTTTATCGGTTGAATGGGAAAGGGAGAGGAAGAGGAGGATTTTAATTCCTGTGAACCAAAATAATAAGAAACATATGATTGGAAACTTGTTTGTATATCTTCtctcaaatatttgaaaaatgcaggagGATATAGGTCAAGAGTGCACTATGATGCTCACATCCCATCCCAGACATTGGAATTTCTTTTGGAAGGATTTTAACTCCAGTGTTTCTACAGGTTTCTCAGTAAAGATGTAAGtattaattaaactaaaaaataaggtCCGAATATATAGCTAGTTACTACAGAACCAAATTTATCAAATACTAATCTAGTTCTCTCTTAATTTTATCCTTTGGTTTCAGGTTGATGAGTTTATCATTTATTGGATTCTATATGCAAAAGCCTGGGGAGAATTGAATACTAAAGCAGGCAAGAGTTTAAGAgtgaatgtttttcttttccaactAGCCTATACGAAATTTACACAAACTTGGAGAGAATTATGGTAACTATCTCGTTCCTTACCTAATTAATGCTTTCCACACAGAAACTTGGAGtgaatgttctttatttttgttgtttttcttgcaATATGATAGGCCATAACAATAACAAAGCGATAGTCACAAAGGTCAGCTATGGATTCTCATTTCCTCTcaaaactttttcatttttttgcaaCATGGTAGAATACTTATTACTTCACTCACTtaattcacttttttatttctcaaacTTTGGTCTGATAGGTTATCATGGATGAAAGCTCTAGCTTGGTGTTACCACTCAAAGTATTCTTTGCTTTTAAGGATAGCTTAATTTCATGGCGAATGATTCTTGGACTTCTCAACCAGTAAGACTTCATTGAACAAGGATTGCTTGGAGAGTTCTGTTGCTTCATAACGAAGGCATTCCTTTCATCTTTGGATTAATTTCTTAAGGTTGCTTAGCATACCATGGAGTTATGTTAGAGATATGGCACCTGTGAAATATCATATGAATCTAGCACCTTGTTGGAATTTTTTGTTTAGTGCTCTGCCTGATATGTTCATGCTTGCTGGTATATTTGTGTTGCTGTTGTCAAGTGTCATTCTTTTGTTGTCCTGAGTTGTAATTGTCTTAGTGCTCTGTTTGCTGGTTCAGACTTGCTGTCGTATATGTGTTGCTAGTTTTCGGCTTGGTTTCAATGAAATTTCTGCCtcattatccaaaaataaaataaaataaaatctagcaACTTCTATTCTCAAGAACAGGAGTTCCTAACTTTTCTAATGGCTTTTAAATTGAATACTAGACAACAAAAGCTATCAGACAGAAGGGAACAAATGATTTTATTTCCAACAATTTGAGTTCCAAAGTAAAATTATAAGGTCTTTACACAAATTGAACCCTTCTTCctcattttttgtaaaaaaattccaattatgTTGTATAAGTAAATTCTCTTCTGGGCAGAAGTTGGCTTTCAAGGTGAAGGCAAGACTGTTCACCTAAATGAGAAAGACTGATGCTTTTAAAACATGAACTTCCTCTCTTTGTGGTCCTGGGGTGTTGGAATGGATACCAAGGCTTATTTGATTTAACTCACTGGTATTTTTCGCATTTCCTTTTTTTACCCTTTATCTGCTCTTAGGATTTTCGATCTTTAATTTATGACTtgcatattaat
This genomic stretch from Quercus robur chromosome 4, dhQueRobu3.1, whole genome shotgun sequence harbors:
- the LOC126724148 gene encoding putative disease resistance protein RGA1 isoform X5 is translated as MAEGVLFDIAKEIIGKAGDLALKEVALIWGVKDEINKLKETVSKISAVILDAEAKQHGSEVIKEWLKRLKDAMCDADDLLDEISTEALRREVMTRDKKAREVRIFFSKYNQLAYGVRMGHKVKEMRERLVALDAEPAERQFHLEIQVRNESRRQTHSLVSAEDVIGREEDKKDIIGSLLDPNVKENVSVLAIVGIGGLGKTTLAQLVFNDEKVKNHFELKLWVCVSENFDVKIIVQKILECVKNEKPKDLEKNMLVNNLQKEINGKRYMLVLDDVWNEDHEKWSELKQILMGGAQGSRILVTTRSVKVAKISRTSQPHVLQGLEEQHAWSLFKKMAFEEGEEPKEASFVNIGKDILKICVGVPLAIRTIGGLLYFKKSEREWLSFKDNELSKIPQNEDDILPTLKLSYNHLPSHLKQCFAYCSLFPKDYEIEKESLIYMWMAQGFIKLYNEKQCPEDVGHEYFMDLLWRSFFQDVEEDELGNISKFKMHDLMHDMAIQVIGSESTTIYSKEKVIDEKIRHASFGDMLYSSLEIPISLFKASKIRTFLLPCQQSYVASNLDSSTYSAIVASFKFIRLLDLHKTGIKTIPSSIKNLKHLRYLDLSGNRDIEMLPNSIVKLYNLQTLKLSLCSKLKELPRDINKLVNLRFLDLSGNRDIEMLPNSIVKLYNLQTLKLSLCSKLKELPRDINKLVNLRFLDLYGNRDIEMLPNSIVKLYNLQTLKLSLCSKLKELPRDINKLVNLRFLEIDECSGLTHMPNGLGQLTNLQTLTRFVTSKGRIDSVPRSNGGLKELNRLNELRGNLSIENLKHGKDAALEYKDANLKEKQRLDSLYLNWVEEDIDEAGAGDDDMSLEALQPHINLKALSLERYGGVRFPHWFLSLRNLVQFKLYSCKKCQYLPPLDQLPSLKIIHLYRLDCLEHISDSERDNSDSLFYPSLETLHIWYCPNLKGWWRGRRDSLPSFPRLSDLDIRDCPQLTSFPLFPYLESLNLVNCSLKQSLERMMINNKTSSGNLPSIASSSSSSTIVAPLSKLSFMSIGNTEEALPEECLRNLISLRTLYLDKCPLPQGIRYLTALQHLHVWNSEAVDLSNDWDEMEWQGLTTLLSLEFRRLPKLVSLPTGLQYVSSLQNLEIKFCPSLIAIPEWICKLISLQSLLIWDCPNLESLPEGIGALTSLQTLGIGECPILLKRCKKQIGEDWHKISHIPNLHGGLSRQEREPDEEEPNEEAKKPACQNWDLIKAFGCCNCSTTQLTHSLSQYC
- the LOC126724148 gene encoding putative disease resistance protein RGA1 isoform X9, producing MAEGVLFDIAKEIIGKAGDLALKEVALIWGVKDEINKLKETVSKISAVILDAEAKQHGSEVIKEWLKRLKDAMCDADDLLDEISTEALRREVMTRDKKAREVRIFFSKYNQLAYGVRMGHKVKEMRERLVALDAEPAERQFHLEIQVRNESRRQTHSLVSAEDVIGREEDKKDIIGSLLDPNVKENVSVLAIVGIGGLGKTTLAQLVFNDEKVKNHFELKLWVCVSENFDVKIIVQKILECVKNEKPKDLEKNMLVNNLQKEINGKRYMLVLDDVWNEDHEKWSELKQILMGGAQGSRILVTTRSVKVAKISRTSQPHVLQGLEEQHAWSLFKKMAFEEGEEPKEASFVNIGKDILKICVGVPLAIRTIGGLLYFKKSEREWLSFKDNELSKIPQNEDDILPTLKLSYNHLPSHLKQCFAYCSLFPKDYEIEKESLIYMWMAQGFIKLYNEKQCPEDVGHEYFMDLLWRSFFQDVEEDELGNISKFKMHDLMHDMAIQVIGSESTTIYSKEKVIDEKIRHASFGDMLYSSLEIPISLFKASKIRTFLLPCQQSYVASNLDSSTYSAIVASFKFIRLLDLHKTGIKTIPSSIKNLKHLRYLDLSGNRDIEMLPNSIVKLYNLQTLKLSLCSKLKELPRDINKLVNLRFLDLSGNRDIEMLPNSIVKLYNLQTLKLSLCSKLKELPRDINKLVNLRFLDLYGNRDIEMLPNSIVKLYNLQTLKLSLCSKLKELPRDINKLVNLRFLEIDECSGLTHMPNGLGQLTNLQTLTRFVTSKGRIDSVPRSNGGLKELNRLNELRGNLSIENLKHGKDAALEYKDANLKEKQRLDSLYLNWVEEDIDEAGAGDDDMSLEALQPHINLKALSLERYGGVRFPHWFLSLRNLVQFKLYSCKKCQYLPPLDQLPSLKIIHLYRLDCLEHISDSERDNSDSLFYPSLETLHIWYCPNLKGWWRGRRDSLPSFPRLSDLDIRDCPQLTSFPLFPYLESLNLVNCSLKQSLERMMINNKTSSGNLPSIASSSSSSTIVAPLSKLSFMSIGNTEEALPEECLRNLISLRTLYLDKCPLPQGIRYLTALQHLHVWNSEAVDLSNDWDEMEWQGLTTLLSLEFRRLPKLVSLPTGLQYVSSLQNLEIKFCPSLIAIPEWICKLISLQSLLIWDCPNLESLPEGIGALTSLQTLGIGECPILLKRCKKQIGEDWHKISHIPNLHGGLSRQEREPDEEEPNEEAKKPACQNWDLIKAFGCCN
- the LOC126724148 gene encoding putative disease resistance protein RGA1 isoform X6; translation: MAEGVLFDIAKEIIGKAGDLALKEVALIWGVKDEINKLKETVSKISAVILDAEAKQHGSEVIKEWLKRLKDAMCDADDLLDEISTEALRREVMTRDKKAREVRIFFSKYNQLAYGVRMGHKVKEMRERLVALDAEPAERQFHLEIQVRNESRRQTHSLVSAEDVIGREEDKKDIIGSLLDPNVKENVSVLAIVGIGGLGKTTLAQLVFNDEKVKNHFELKLWVCVSENFDVKIIVQKILECVKNEKPKDLEKNMLVNNLQKEINGKRYMLVLDDVWNEDHEKWSELKQILMGGAQGSRILVTTRSVKVAKISRTSQPHVLQGLEEQHAWSLFKKMAFEEGEEPKEASFVNIGKDILKICVGVPLAIRTIGGLLYFKKSEREWLSFKDNELSKIPQNEDDILPTLKLSYNHLPSHLKQCFAYCSLFPKDYEIEKESLIYMWMAQGFIKLYNEKQCPEDVGHEYFMDLLWRSFFQDVEEDELGNISKFKMHDLMHDMAIQVIGSESTTIYSKEKVIDEKIRHASFGDMLYSSLEIPISLFKASKIRTFLLPCQQSYVASNLDSSTYSAIVASFKFIRLLDLHKTGIKTIPSSIKNLKHLRYLDLSGNRDIEMLPNSIVKLYNLQTLKLSLCSKLKELPRDINKLVNLRFLDLSGNRDIEMLPNSIVKLYNLQTLKLSLCSKLKELPRDINKLVNLRFLDLYGNRDIEMLPNSIVKLYNLQTLKLSLCSKLKELPRDINKLVNLRFLEIDECSGLTHMPNGLGQLTNLQTLTRFVTSKGRIDSVPRSNGGLKELNRLNELRGNLSIENLKHGKDAALEYKDANLKEKQRLDSLYLNWVEEDIDEAGAGDDDMSLEALQPHINLKALSLERYGGVRFPHWFLSLRNLVQFKLYSCKKCQYLPPLDQLPSLKIIHLYRLDCLEHISDSERDNSDSLFYPSLETLHIWYCPNLKGWWRGRRDSLPSFPRLSDLDIRDCPQLTSFPLFPYLESLNLVNCSLKQSLERMMINNKTSSGNLPSIASSSSSSTIVAPLSKLSFMSIGNTEEALPEECLRNLISLRTLYLDKCPLPQGIRYLTALQHLHVWNSEAVDLSNDWDEMEWQGLTTLLSLEFRRLPKLVSLPTGLQYVSSLQNLEIKFCPSLIAIPEWICKLISLQSLLIWDCPNLESLPEGIGALTSLQTLEIGGCPILLKRCKKQIGEDWHKISRIPNLEGDLSTQEEEPDEEEPNEEAKKPSLKNWDLIKAFGCCNCSKTQQLTNCWLSR
- the LOC126724148 gene encoding putative disease resistance protein RGA1 isoform X2: MAEGVLFDIAKEIIGKAGDLALKEVALIWGVKDEINKLKETVSKISAVILDAEAKQHGSEVIKEWLKRLKDAMCDADDLLDEISTEALRREVMTRDKKAREVRIFFSKYNQLAYGVRMGHKVKEMRERLVALDAEPAERQFHLEIQVRNESRRQTHSLVSAEDVIGREEDKKDIIGSLLDPNVKENVSVLAIVGIGGLGKTTLAQLVFNDEKVKNHFELKLWVCVSENFDVKIIVQKILECVKNEKPKDLEKNMLVNNLQKEINGKRYMLVLDDVWNEDHEKWSELKQILMGGAQGSRILVTTRSVKVAKISRTSQPHVLQGLEEQHAWSLFKKMAFEEGEEPKEASFVNIGKDILKICVGVPLAIRTIGGLLYFKKSEREWLSFKDNELSKIPQNEDDILPTLKLSYNHLPSHLKQCFAYCSLFPKDYEIEKESLIYMWMAQGFIKLYNEKQCPEDVGHEYFMDLLWRSFFQDVEEDELGNISKFKMHDLMHDMAIQVIGSESTTIYSKEKVIDEKIRHASFGDMLYSSLEIPISLFKASKIRTFLLPCQQSYVASNLDSSTYSAIVASFKFIRLLDLHKTGIKTIPSSIKNLKHLRYLDLSGNRDIEMLPNSIVKLYNLQTLKLSLCSKLKELPRDINKLVNLRFLDLSGNRDIEMLPNSIVKLYNLQTLKLSLCSKLKELPRDINKLVNLRFLDLYGNRDIEMLPNSIVKLYNLQTLKLSLCSKLKELPRDINKLVNLRFLEIDECSGLTHMPNGLGQLTNLQTLTRFVTSKGRIDSVPRSNGGLKELNRLNELRGNLSIENLKHGKDAALEYKDANLKEKQRLDSLYLNWVEEDIDEAGAGDDDMSLEALQPHINLKALSLERYGGVRFPHWFLSLRNLVQFKLYSCKKCQYLPPLDQLPSLKIIHLYRLDCLEHISDSERDNSDSLFYPSLETLHIWYCPNLKGWWRGRRDSLPSFPRLSDLDIRDCPQLTSFPLFPYLESLNLVNCSLKQSLERMMINNKTSSGNLPSIASSSSSSTIVAPLSKLSFMSIGNTEEALPEECLRNLISLRTLYLDKCPLPQGIRYLTALQHLHVWNSEAVDLSNDWDEMEWQGLTTLLSLEFRRLPKLVSLPTGLQYVSSLQNLEIKFCPSLIAIPEWICKLISLQSLLIWDCPNLESLPEGIGALTSLQTLGIGECPILLKRCKKQIGEDWHKISHIPNLHGGLSRQEREPDEEEPNEEISDEEEPNEEAKKPSLKNWDLIKAFGCCNCSKTQQLTNCWLSR